One genomic region from Rosa rugosa chromosome 1, drRosRugo1.1, whole genome shotgun sequence encodes:
- the LOC133725729 gene encoding phytoene synthase 2, chloroplastic-like, with product MSGVLLWVVSPKENATSLLGLMPRIGNPKRSKFCSRLSFSPGILAYSGAVAHPPRSSEERVYEVVLKQAALVREQRRPKEKALDFGEGVERSDGMTNWDLLNEAYDRCGEVCAEYAKTFYLGTLLMTPERRRAVWAIYVWCRRTDELVDGPNASYITPKALDRWEKRLTDLFEGRPYDMYDAALSDTVTKYPVDIQPFKDMVEGMRLDLRKSRYQNFDELYLYCYYVAGTVGLMSVPVMGISPESKASTETVYNAALALGIANQLTNILRDVGEDARRGRVYLPQDELAQAGLSDDDIFRGKVTDKWQSFMKGQIKRARMFFDEAEKGVGELNSASRWPVWASLLLYRQILDAIEANGYDNFTKRAYVGKAKKLLSLPIAYGRAIIRPSKLTKQLVAR from the exons ATGTCTGGTGTTCTTCTTTGGGTGGTGAGTCCCAAAGAGAATGCCACCTCTTTGCTTGGTCTTATGCCCAGAATTGGTAACCCAAAGAGGTCCAAGTTCTGCTCCAGGCTGAGTTTCTCACCTGGGATTTTAGCCTATTCAGGAGCTGTTGCTCACCCACCAAGGTCTTCAGAAGAGAGGGTCTATGAAGTGGTGCTCAAGCAAGCTGCTTTGGTGAGAGAACAGAGGAGGCCCAAAGAGAAAGCTTTGGACTTTGGTGAAGGGGTTGAACGTAGTGATGGTATGACCAACTGGGATTTGCTGAATGAGGCTTACGATAGGTGTGGTGAGGTTTGTGCTGAGTATGCCAAGACTTTTTACTTGG GCACATTACTTATGACACCAGAGCGGAGACGAGCGGTTTGGGCAATTTATG TATGGTGCAGAAGGACTGATGAACTAGTGGATGGACCTAATGCTTCATATATCACACCTAAAGCTCTTGACAGATGGGAAAAAAGACTGACTGACCTTTTTGAAGGTCGTCCATATGATATGTATGATGCAGCTCTATCTGATACTGTCACAAAGTACCCAGTGGATATACAG CCCTTCAAGGACATGGTAGAAGGAATGAGGTTAGACTTGAGAAAGTCAAGATACCAGAACTTTGATGAACTTTACCTCTACTGCTACTATGTTGCTGGAACTGTTGGACTGATGAGTGTTCCAGTAATGGGGATCTCCCCTGAATCAAAGGCTTCAACAGAGACTGTTTACAATGCTGCATTGGCCCTTGGAATTGCTAATCAGCTCACTAACATACTTAGAGATGTTGGAGAAGA TGCTAGGAGAGGAAGAGTCTATCTCCCACAAGATGAGCTTGCCCAGGCTGGACTATCGGATGACGATATCTTTCGCGGGAAAGTGACAGACAAGTGGCAAAGTTTCATGAAGGGCCAAATAAAGCGAGCTAGGATGTTCTTTGATGAGGCTGAAAAAGGTGTTGGAGAGCTCAACTCAGCAAGTAGATGGCCAGTATGGGCTTCTTTGTTGCTATATAGGCAGATTCTGGATGCCATTGAAGCAAATGGTTATGACAATTTCACAAAGAGGGCTTATGTAGGAAAAGCAAAGAAGTTATTATCATTGCCTATAGCTTATGGCAGAGCAATTATACGCCCCTCAAAATTAACTAAGCAATTAGTGGCAAGATAA
- the LOC133743082 gene encoding uncharacterized protein LOC133743082 isoform X1, translating into MAIKSYEMVAEQYLLSDPFVPYTSMLLGICACKLVYHVNHLLSAAYFKGYSGLSRMKRIEWNNRAMSTLHAIFITAMSLYLVFWSNLYSDYSDNQLKPFVTLQSSPLSTFVLGVSVGYFLSDLGMIFWFYPALGGLEYVIHHLLSIASVAYAMLTGEGQLYTYMVLISETTTPGINLRWYLDTAGMKRTKTYMINGVVIFIAWLVARILLFMFLFYHLYLHYEQVKQMHAVGQFLAFGVPPILAVMNLIWFGKILKGLKKTLAKRQ; encoded by the exons ATGGCAATCAAATCCTATGAGATGGTGGCTGAGCAATACCTGCTCTCTGACCCTTTTGTTCCTTACACATCTATGCTTTTGGGGATTTGCGCCTGCAAATTG GTTTACCATGTTAACCATTTGCTCAGTGCTGCTTACTTCAAGGGATATTCTGGCCTTTCGAGGATGAAACGTATTGAGTGGAACAAtag GGCTATGTCAACTCTTCATGCCATTTTTATCACAGCTATGTCATTGTACTTGGTGTTTTGGTCGAATCTCTATTCCGACTATTCTGACAACCAACTCAAGCCATTTGTTACTTTGCAGAGCTCCCCATTGTCTACATTTGTATTGGGG GTTTCAGTTGGGTACTTCCTATCTGACCTTGGCATGATCTTTTGGTTTTACCCTGCTCTAGGTGGATTGGAATAT GTGATTCATCATCTTCTTTCTATAGCATCTGTAGCATATGCAATGTTGACTGGGGAAGGACAACTGTATACCTACATGGTTCTTATCTCTGAGACAACCACCCCCGGTATCAATTTGAGATG GTATCTTGACACTGCTGGAATGAAGAGGACTAAAACTTATATGATAAATGGGGTTGTAATATTCATTGCTTGGCTG GTTGCCAGAATCCTTCTGTTCATGTTTCTGTTCTACCATCTCTACCTGCATTATGAACAG GTAAAACAAATGCACGCCGTTGGACAATTTTTAGCTTTCGGGGTGCCACCGATACTAGCTGTCATGAATTTGATATGGTTTGGGAAGATTTTGAAGGGCTTGAAGAAGACATTAGCAAAGAGGCAATGA
- the LOC133743082 gene encoding uncharacterized protein LOC133743082 isoform X2, which yields MAIKSYEMVAEQYLLSDPFVPYTSMLLGICACKLVYHVNHLLSAAYFKGYSGLSRMKRIEWNNRAMSTLHAIFITAMSLYLVFWSNLYSDYSDNQLKPFVTLQSSPLSTFVLGVSVGYFLSDLGMIFWFYPALGGLEYVIHHLLSIASVAYAMLTGEGQLYTYMVLISETTTPGINLRWYLDTAGMKRTKTYMINGVVIFIAWLVARILLFMFLFYHLYLHYEQVISTPTST from the exons ATGGCAATCAAATCCTATGAGATGGTGGCTGAGCAATACCTGCTCTCTGACCCTTTTGTTCCTTACACATCTATGCTTTTGGGGATTTGCGCCTGCAAATTG GTTTACCATGTTAACCATTTGCTCAGTGCTGCTTACTTCAAGGGATATTCTGGCCTTTCGAGGATGAAACGTATTGAGTGGAACAAtag GGCTATGTCAACTCTTCATGCCATTTTTATCACAGCTATGTCATTGTACTTGGTGTTTTGGTCGAATCTCTATTCCGACTATTCTGACAACCAACTCAAGCCATTTGTTACTTTGCAGAGCTCCCCATTGTCTACATTTGTATTGGGG GTTTCAGTTGGGTACTTCCTATCTGACCTTGGCATGATCTTTTGGTTTTACCCTGCTCTAGGTGGATTGGAATAT GTGATTCATCATCTTCTTTCTATAGCATCTGTAGCATATGCAATGTTGACTGGGGAAGGACAACTGTATACCTACATGGTTCTTATCTCTGAGACAACCACCCCCGGTATCAATTTGAGATG GTATCTTGACACTGCTGGAATGAAGAGGACTAAAACTTATATGATAAATGGGGTTGTAATATTCATTGCTTGGCTG GTTGCCAGAATCCTTCTGTTCATGTTTCTGTTCTACCATCTCTACCTGCATTATGAACAGGTGATTTCTACGCCTACAAGTACTTAA
- the LOC133725730 gene encoding BTB/POZ domain and ankyrin repeat-containing protein NPR1-like: protein MENVNDLSASLSFASSYLSNGSSGGFASVNAQPGLTTEHLSLSKLSDSLERLLLDPQYDYSDAEIVVEGIPVGVNRCILAARSQFFHELFQKGNDNSMKEGKPQYLMSELVPHGGVGYEAFKVFLNYLYTGKLKPSPPEVSTCVEDVCAHDACGPAINYAVELMYASSTFQMKELVQVVQRRLWNFVDKALVEDVIPILVAAFHCQLSQLLSHCVQRVSRSDLDNVALEKELPHEVLDDIKSLRLESQEKDESIMLEKEPREDKRLKSIRRIHRALDSDDVELVTLLLNESDSITLDDAHALHYAAAYCDPKILKEILGLGLADVNLRNAREHTVLHVAARRKEPSVIVHLLNKGASALETTSDGQTAVAICRRLTRPKDYNENTKQGEESNKDRMCIDLLEREMRRNSICGNLSNTSQMVADNFHVSLSYLENRVAFAHLLFPTEAKLAMEMADADLTSGYTGLSGSRASNGNLREVDLNETPSGRAKRLQEKLQTLIKTVEKGRRFFPHCSAVLDKFLDDLGMGDYFLEKGTPEEQKNKKRRFLELKADVQKAFCKDMAEKAENNQSVSTSS, encoded by the exons ATGGAGAATGTGAATGATCTGTCGGCTTCGTTGAGCTTTGCCTCCTCATATCTGTCAAATGGGTCTAGTGGTGGATTTGCCTCGGTCAATGCTCAACCCGGCTTGACTACTGAGCATTTGAGTCTAAGCAAACTGAGTGACAGTCTAGAGAGGTTGTTACTTGATCCTCAGTACGACTATAGTGATGCAGAGATTGTTGTTGAGGGCATCCCTGTTGGTGTTAATCGGTGTATATTAGCTGCCCGTAGTCAGTTTTTTCATGAGCTTTTTCAGAAGGGGAATGATAATTCGATGAAAGAAGGTAAACCGCAGTATCTGATGTCTGAATTGGTTCCTCACGGTGGGGTTGGCTACGAGGCCTTCAAGGTTTTCTTGAACTATTTGTACACCGGGAAGCTTAAGCCATCGCCTCCAGAAGTGTCGACATGTGTTGAGGATGTTTGTGCTCATGATGCATGTGGCCCTGCTATTAACTATGCTGTGGAATTGATGTATGCTTCTTCCACGTTTCAAATGAAGGAGCTTGTTCAAGTTGTTCAG CGCCGTCTTTGGAACTTTGTTGACAAAGCTCTTGTTGAAGATGTGATCCCAATTCTTGTAGCTGCTTTCCACTGCCAACTGAGTCAGCTGCTCTCACACTGTGTTCAGAGGGTCTCAAGGTCAGATCTTGACAATGTGGCTCTAGAGAAAGAGCTTCCTCATGAAGTTTTAGATGATATAAAATCACTCCGTCTCGAATCTCAGGAAAAGGATGAATCAATTATGCTGGAGAAGGAGCCGAGGGAGGATAAGAGGCTTAAAAGCATCAGGAGAATCCACAGGGCATTAGACTCTGATGATGTTGAACTTGTTACCCTTCTTCTGAATGAGTCTGATTCTATCACATTAGATGATGCTCACGCTCTCCACTATGCTGCTGCATACTGTGATCCTAAGATTCTTAAGGAGATTCTTGGTCTAGGGTTGGCAGATGTCAACCTTCGCAATGCACGAGAACATACTGTGCTTCATGTGGCAGCAAGGCGTAAGGAGCCATCAGTTATAGTTCATCTTCTGAACAAGGGAGCCTCTGCCTTAGAAACTACATCAGATGGTCAAACTGCTGTTGCAATTTGCCGGAGGTTGACTAGACCAAAGGATTATAATGAGAACACAAAGCAGGGAGAGGAATCTAATAAAGACCGAATGTGTATAGatcttctagagagagagatgcgAAGAAACTCGATATGTGGGAACTTGTCAAACACATCACAGATGGTAGCTGATAATTTTCACGTGAGCCTGAGCTATCTAGAAAATAGAG TGGCATTTGCACATTTGTTGTTTCCTACCGAAGCCAAGCTTGCTATGGAAATGGCAGATGCTGATTTAACATCAGGGTACACTGGCCTTTCaggatcaagagcctcaaatgGAAACTTACGTGAGGTTGATTTGAATGAAACGCCCTCTGGAAGGGCCAAAAGACTCCAAGAAAAATTGCAAACCCTTATTAAAACAG TGGAAAAGGGTCGCCGCTTCTTCCCCCATTGCTCAGCAGTGCTTGATAAGTTCTTGGATGATCTCGGTATGGGTGATTACTTTCTCGAGAAAGGCACTCCTGAAGAGCAGAAAAACAagaagaggcgcttcttggaaCTCAAGGCTGATGTACAGAAGGCATTTTGCAAGGATATGGCTGAAAAGGCTGAAAATAACCAGTCTGTTTCGACATCCTCATGA